In a single window of the Streptomyces sp. CGMCC 4.7035 genome:
- a CDS encoding Fur family transcriptional regulator: MTTAGPPVRGRSTRQRAAVAAALNEVDEFRSAQELHDMLKHKGDSVGLTTVYRTLQSLADAGEVDVLRTSDGESVYRRCSTGEHHHHLVCRVCGKAVEVEGPAVEKWAEAIAAEHGYVNVAHTVEIFGTCADCASASGG; encoded by the coding sequence GTGACGACCGCCGGCCCGCCCGTACGGGGACGATCCACCCGCCAGCGTGCCGCCGTGGCGGCGGCGCTCAACGAGGTCGACGAGTTCCGTAGCGCGCAGGAACTCCACGACATGCTCAAGCACAAGGGCGACTCGGTGGGCCTGACGACGGTCTACCGCACGCTTCAGTCCCTCGCCGACGCGGGCGAGGTCGACGTCCTGCGCACCTCCGACGGCGAGTCCGTGTACCGCCGCTGCTCGACGGGCGAACACCACCACCACCTGGTCTGCCGCGTCTGCGGCAAGGCGGTCGAGGTCGAGGGCCCGGCGGTGGAGAAGTGGGCGGAGGCGATCGCCGCCGAGCACGGCTACGTCAACGTGGCGCACACGGTGGAGATCTTCGGCACGTGCGCGGACTGCGCGTCCGCCTCCGGCGGCTAG
- a CDS encoding YcxB family protein: MVMDMGRDAVQDVVELVYQPVAKDYVRGLRARSGVSRAGKLRKVAFIFLAIALCMEALLALTGGHLDWRFAGWAALVVVLLLLQPMTQGRQLFRFAQRQGTFRASVADTGLTVVTDNSTVNVNWTMQPRYRETPELFVLMSGDKNATGMTILPKRGAQHPADVDRLRAILDRHLTRV; this comes from the coding sequence ATGGTCATGGACATGGGGCGGGATGCCGTGCAGGACGTGGTCGAGCTGGTGTACCAGCCCGTCGCGAAGGACTACGTGAGGGGACTGCGCGCGCGTAGCGGGGTCAGCAGGGCGGGCAAACTGCGGAAGGTGGCGTTCATCTTCCTCGCGATCGCGCTCTGCATGGAGGCACTGCTCGCGCTCACCGGTGGCCATCTGGACTGGAGGTTCGCCGGCTGGGCCGCGCTGGTCGTCGTCCTGCTGCTGCTCCAGCCCATGACCCAGGGGCGCCAGCTGTTCCGGTTCGCGCAGCGGCAGGGCACCTTCCGCGCCTCGGTCGCGGACACGGGCCTGACCGTGGTCACGGACAACAGCACGGTCAACGTCAACTGGACCATGCAGCCCCGCTACCGGGAGACCCCGGAGCTGTTCGTCCTGATGAGCGGCGACAAGAACGCGACCGGCATGACGATCCTGCCCAAGCGCGGCGCCCAGCACCCCGCCGACGTCGACCGCCTCCGCGCGATACTCGACCGGCATCTCACCCGCGTGTGA
- a CDS encoding isoprenyl transferase, giving the protein MAVRGFLGRQRREYRTPEPHPSGARPPKFPGELVPNHVAIVMDGNGRWAKERGLPRTEGHKVGAERVLDVLQGAIEMGVGNISLYAFSTENWKRSPDEVRFLMNFNRDFIRKTRDTLDELGVRVRWVGRMPKLWKSVAKELQVAQEQTKDNDLLTLYFCMNYGGRAEIADAAQALAEDVKAGRLDPSKVNEKTLAKYLYYPDMPDVDLFLRPSGEQRTSNYLIWQSAYAEMVFQDVLWPDFDRRDLWRACLEFASRDRRFGGAIPNEELLAMEGSTEGS; this is encoded by the coding sequence ATGGCCGTACGCGGGTTCCTGGGGCGTCAGCGCCGCGAGTACAGGACGCCGGAGCCGCACCCGTCCGGGGCCCGTCCGCCGAAGTTCCCGGGCGAGCTGGTCCCGAACCATGTGGCGATCGTCATGGACGGGAACGGCCGGTGGGCCAAGGAGCGCGGGCTGCCGCGCACCGAGGGGCACAAGGTCGGCGCCGAGCGCGTCCTGGACGTTCTCCAGGGCGCGATCGAGATGGGCGTCGGGAACATCTCGCTGTACGCCTTCTCGACGGAGAACTGGAAGCGTTCGCCGGACGAGGTGCGCTTCCTGATGAACTTCAACCGCGACTTCATCCGCAAGACCCGTGACACGCTCGACGAACTCGGTGTCCGGGTGCGCTGGGTGGGCCGGATGCCCAAGCTGTGGAAGTCGGTGGCCAAGGAGCTCCAGGTCGCCCAGGAGCAGACCAAGGACAACGACCTGCTCACGCTGTACTTCTGCATGAACTACGGCGGCCGTGCCGAGATCGCGGACGCGGCGCAGGCGCTGGCGGAGGACGTGAAGGCAGGCCGGCTCGACCCGTCGAAGGTCAACGAGAAGACCCTCGCGAAGTATCTCTACTACCCGGACATGCCGGACGTGGACCTGTTCCTGCGGCCGAGCGGTGAGCAGCGCACCTCCAACTACCTGATCTGGCAGAGCGCGTACGCCGAGATGGTCTTCCAGGACGTGCTGTGGCCGGACTTCGACCGACGTGACCTGTGGCGCGCGTGCCTGGAGTTCGCTTCCCGCGACCGTCGCTTCGGCGGGGCGATCCCGAACGAGGAGCTGTTGGCCATGGAGGGCAGCACCGAGGGCAGCTGA
- the recO gene encoding DNA repair protein RecO, with product MSLFRDDGIVLRTQKLGEADRIITLLTRGHGRVRAVARGVRRTKSKFGARLEPFSHVDVQFFARGGSELVGRGLPLCTQSETIAPYGSGIVTDYARYTAGTAMLETAERFTDHEGEPAVQQYLLLVGGLRTLARGEHAPNLVLDAFLLRSLAVNGYAPSFGDCARCGMPGPNRFFSVASGGVVCGDCRVPGSVVPSPGALELLGALLTGDWETADACEPRYVREGSGLVSAYLHWHLERGLRSLRYVEQ from the coding sequence ATGAGTCTGTTCCGCGACGACGGCATCGTGCTGCGCACCCAGAAGCTGGGTGAGGCGGACCGGATCATCACGCTGCTCACGCGCGGTCACGGACGCGTACGCGCCGTGGCCCGCGGCGTGCGGCGGACGAAGTCGAAGTTCGGGGCCCGGCTGGAACCCTTCTCCCACGTGGACGTGCAGTTCTTCGCACGCGGCGGGAGCGAACTGGTCGGGCGCGGGCTGCCGCTGTGTACGCAGAGTGAGACCATCGCTCCGTACGGCAGTGGGATCGTGACGGACTACGCGCGGTACACCGCCGGGACCGCCATGCTGGAGACCGCCGAGCGGTTCACCGATCACGAGGGCGAGCCGGCCGTCCAGCAGTATCTGCTGCTCGTCGGTGGGCTGCGGACGCTTGCCCGGGGTGAGCACGCGCCGAACCTCGTCCTCGACGCGTTCCTGCTGCGCTCCCTCGCCGTCAACGGCTACGCGCCCAGCTTCGGCGACTGCGCCAGGTGCGGCATGCCCGGGCCGAACCGGTTCTTCTCGGTGGCGTCCGGCGGGGTCGTCTGCGGCGACTGCCGGGTGCCCGGCAGCGTCGTACCCTCACCGGGGGCCCTGGAACTGCTCGGCGCGCTGCTGACGGGAGACTGGGAGACCGCGGACGCGTGCGAGCCGCGGTACGTCCGGGAGGGCAGCGGGCTGGTGTCGGCGTATCTGCACTGGCACCTGGAGCGCGGACTGCGCTCGCTCCGGTACGTGGAACAGTAG
- a CDS encoding helix-turn-helix domain-containing protein, with translation MAKGARQAAWEFFGAELKRRRENAGFTQVELGTRVFVSGGYIGQFEQAIRKPQLDVAQRIDDVLQTEGFFERTWRKLIDDTRYADYFAEVVELERTATKICEFAPTLVPGLLQTAAYARAVTVANNPFATDEYVEETVAARLERARILADATRPEYWVVLHENVLRIPVGGAAAMADQLDHIVGMVRQRKALVQVLPYAQGAHTAMIGMLKLMEFEDAPPTGYTETSFSGTLLDDPAVVKRAQRAYDLLRAAALSPTASLPLIEAAAEDFRRCASTT, from the coding sequence GTGGCCAAGGGTGCACGACAGGCGGCGTGGGAGTTCTTCGGGGCGGAGCTGAAACGGCGCCGGGAGAACGCGGGATTCACTCAAGTGGAGCTGGGGACAAGGGTTTTCGTCTCCGGCGGCTACATCGGCCAATTCGAACAGGCCATTCGTAAACCACAGTTGGATGTTGCGCAGCGGATTGACGATGTCCTGCAAACCGAGGGTTTTTTCGAGCGCACGTGGCGAAAGCTGATTGATGACACGCGGTATGCGGATTACTTCGCGGAGGTGGTCGAGCTTGAGCGGACGGCCACGAAGATCTGTGAGTTCGCGCCTACGTTGGTGCCGGGGTTGTTGCAGACGGCCGCGTACGCGCGTGCGGTGACCGTGGCCAACAACCCGTTCGCCACCGACGAGTACGTGGAGGAGACGGTGGCCGCGCGGCTGGAACGGGCGCGCATCCTGGCGGACGCTACAAGGCCCGAGTATTGGGTCGTGCTGCACGAGAACGTACTGCGCATTCCGGTGGGCGGGGCGGCGGCGATGGCTGATCAGCTGGACCACATCGTGGGGATGGTGCGGCAGCGGAAGGCGCTGGTGCAGGTGCTTCCGTACGCGCAGGGCGCCCATACCGCCATGATCGGGATGCTGAAGCTCATGGAGTTCGAGGACGCACCGCCAACTGGCTATACAGAGACCTCGTTTTCGGGCACGCTCCTCGACGATCCGGCGGTGGTGAAGCGTGCACAGCGCGCATACGATCTGCTCAGGGCCGCCGCGCTGTCGCCAACGGCGTCCCTCCCTCTGATCGAAGCGGCGGCGGAGGACTTCAGACGATGCGCGAGTACGACCTGA
- a CDS encoding DUF397 domain-containing protein — protein MREYDLSNARWRKSSYSNGEGGDCIEVAYDFLGAARWRKSSYSDDNGGSCVEVADGVPGVVPVRDSKVPDGPVLLIGSAAWTEFVRTVVSS, from the coding sequence ATGCGCGAGTACGACCTGAGCAACGCCCGCTGGCGCAAGAGCAGCTATAGCAACGGCGAAGGCGGCGACTGCATCGAGGTCGCGTACGACTTCCTCGGTGCTGCCCGCTGGCGCAAGAGCAGCTACAGCGACGACAACGGCGGCAGCTGCGTCGAGGTCGCCGACGGAGTCCCCGGTGTCGTCCCCGTCCGTGACAGCAAGGTCCCCGACGGCCCTGTCCTCCTCATCGGCTCGGCCGCCTGGACGGAGTTCGTTCGTACCGTGGTATCGAGCTAG
- a CDS encoding MFS transporter, which translates to MPTGTGVPIRAAIRAGRREWVGLAVLALPTMLIGLDMTVLHMAAPSLSERLHPSTTELLWIVDIYGFMVAGFLATMGTLGDRIGRRRLLLTGAAAFAAASLLAACSSDVRTLIASRALLGVAGATLMPSTLSLISNMFRDPGQRRLAVAVWMTNFSIGGMIGPLIGGLFLEHFWYGSVFLLGVPVGVVLLIAGPLLLPEYRDPKAGRLDPVSVTLSIVTVLPVVYGFKEIAQQGVRTLPLLSIAAGLCLGTVFVRRQLKLTDPMLDLRLFFRPAFGVSLGGLTLGLFAVTGTQFLLLQYFQVVLGLSPLATGLWTLPAVAAGVVGALLAPLLANRTRPLGVMAGGFLLSVPGLVLLTQAGTTSGPLLAVTAFAVLSFGVQAALALTNDVIISSAPPERAGNASGIGETGANLGEALGVAVAGSVAGAVYRAKMDGGSLAQTAFTDGMHVAALLNIGVLLTLTAAHLALLHRETARRGSRTAASSIPRYERTPSRRPSR; encoded by the coding sequence ATGCCGACGGGTACCGGCGTTCCGATACGGGCCGCGATACGGGCCGGGCGGCGGGAATGGGTCGGGCTCGCCGTCCTCGCGCTCCCGACCATGCTCATCGGTCTCGACATGACGGTGCTGCACATGGCCGCGCCGTCGCTCAGCGAGCGACTGCACCCGAGCACGACCGAACTGCTGTGGATCGTCGACATCTACGGTTTCATGGTCGCCGGTTTCCTTGCCACGATGGGCACTCTCGGTGACAGGATCGGCCGCCGCCGACTCCTTCTGACGGGTGCTGCCGCATTCGCCGCGGCCTCGTTGCTCGCCGCCTGCTCGTCCGACGTGAGGACGCTCATCGCCTCGCGCGCGCTGCTCGGTGTCGCCGGGGCGACCTTGATGCCGTCGACCCTGTCCCTGATCAGCAACATGTTCCGTGACCCCGGCCAGCGGCGGCTGGCGGTCGCGGTGTGGATGACCAACTTCAGCATCGGCGGAATGATCGGCCCGCTGATCGGCGGGCTGTTCCTGGAGCACTTCTGGTACGGCTCGGTGTTCCTGCTCGGTGTGCCGGTGGGCGTCGTCCTGCTGATCGCCGGTCCGCTGCTGCTGCCCGAGTACCGCGATCCGAAGGCCGGCCGACTGGACCCGGTCAGCGTCACCCTGTCCATCGTGACGGTGCTGCCGGTGGTCTACGGCTTCAAAGAGATCGCCCAGCAGGGCGTCCGTACACTGCCGTTGCTGAGCATCGCGGCCGGGCTCTGCCTCGGTACCGTCTTCGTACGCAGGCAGCTGAAGCTCACCGATCCCATGCTGGACCTCCGGCTCTTCTTCCGCCCGGCGTTCGGGGTGTCACTGGGCGGGCTGACCCTCGGGCTCTTCGCGGTGACCGGGACGCAGTTCCTACTACTCCAGTACTTCCAGGTGGTGCTGGGACTGTCTCCGCTGGCGACCGGCCTGTGGACGCTGCCCGCGGTGGCGGCGGGCGTCGTGGGCGCGCTCCTGGCCCCTCTCCTGGCGAACCGGACGCGCCCGCTCGGGGTGATGGCGGGCGGCTTCCTGCTGTCCGTGCCGGGGCTGGTGCTGCTCACTCAGGCCGGTACGACGTCCGGGCCGCTCCTCGCCGTCACCGCATTCGCCGTCCTGTCCTTCGGCGTCCAGGCCGCGCTCGCCCTCACCAACGACGTGATCATCAGCAGCGCCCCGCCCGAACGCGCCGGCAACGCCTCGGGCATCGGGGAGACCGGGGCGAACCTCGGCGAGGCGCTGGGTGTGGCCGTCGCCGGATCCGTCGCCGGTGCGGTGTATCGCGCGAAGATGGACGGCGGTTCCCTCGCCCAAACGGCGTTCACGGACGGAATGCACGTGGCGGCGCTGCTCAACATCGGCGTCCTGCTGACGCTCACCGCGGCGCATCTGGCCCTCCTGCACCGCGAGACGGCACGTCGCGGCTCCAGGACGGCCGCTAGCTCGATACCACGGTACGAACGAACTCCGTCCAGGCGGCCGAGCCGATGA
- a CDS encoding NUDIX hydrolase encodes MELGFVPPHALRDGSEHHYCLRCHGESVEWRTVGGRRHSACLDCGHVADRALVLDPAIRWWTDPEGEYWHETAGVFVRDLRGRILFFDRTAFPFGLTIPAGHVERREQPDEAAVRELREETGIAGTRLEHLARIPVPGDGCRRGADAHVWHVYRTADAVDADLAVELGPEGTSAVWLTPDEALNHPVPVTYAVRRLLDASQGALVSSRAAG; translated from the coding sequence ATGGAACTGGGCTTCGTTCCGCCGCACGCGCTGCGTGACGGCTCCGAGCACCACTACTGTCTGCGGTGCCACGGCGAATCGGTGGAGTGGCGCACCGTGGGCGGCCGGCGGCACAGCGCGTGCCTCGACTGCGGTCACGTCGCCGACCGGGCACTGGTGCTGGATCCCGCGATCCGGTGGTGGACGGACCCCGAGGGCGAGTACTGGCACGAGACGGCGGGCGTGTTCGTGCGGGACCTCCGTGGCCGCATCCTGTTCTTCGACCGTACGGCCTTCCCCTTCGGCCTGACGATTCCCGCCGGGCACGTCGAGCGCCGCGAACAACCCGACGAGGCGGCGGTGCGCGAGCTCCGCGAGGAGACCGGCATCGCCGGCACTCGGCTGGAACACCTGGCCCGGATCCCCGTACCCGGTGACGGTTGCCGCCGTGGCGCCGACGCCCATGTGTGGCACGTGTACCGGACGGCCGACGCGGTGGACGCCGACCTCGCGGTCGAACTCGGCCCGGAGGGCACCTCGGCCGTCTGGCTCACGCCCGACGAAGCGTTGAACCATCCCGTTCCGGTCACCTACGCGGTACGCCGCCTGCTCGACGCGTCTCAGGGCGCGCTGGTCTCTTCCCGCGCGGCCGGCTGA
- the folE gene encoding GTP cyclohydrolase I yields MSSIAEWLEQNVTTDKRALDWYREPECEPRIVRAYRQLLSGYEIDTSTILKTTIEVQGEHAGVVRVHDINYYSICAHHFLPFYGKVAISYVPGDRILGLGKFPRLVQAFSRRFQIQEHLVKDIAEEIMSSGGARAARVLSTGRHMCMCSRGPSDQTAITDTSYVTGDKELFTRFGLDD; encoded by the coding sequence ATGAGCAGCATCGCCGAGTGGCTCGAACAGAACGTCACGACCGACAAGCGCGCGCTCGACTGGTACCGGGAGCCGGAATGCGAACCCCGTATCGTCCGCGCCTACCGCCAACTGCTGAGCGGCTATGAGATCGACACCTCGACGATCCTCAAGACCACGATCGAGGTCCAGGGAGAGCACGCCGGCGTGGTCCGCGTGCACGACATCAACTACTACTCCATCTGCGCGCACCACTTTCTGCCCTTCTACGGGAAGGTGGCGATCTCGTACGTGCCCGGCGACCGGATCCTCGGCCTGGGCAAGTTCCCCCGTCTGGTGCAGGCGTTCAGCCGCAGGTTCCAGATCCAGGAGCACCTCGTGAAGGACATCGCCGAGGAGATCATGTCCTCGGGTGGGGCGCGGGCGGCGCGGGTGCTCTCCACCGGCCGGCACATGTGCATGTGCAGCCGGGGCCCGTCCGACCAGACGGCGATCACCGACACCTCCTACGTCACCGGCGACAAGGAACTGTTCACCCGGTTCGGCCTGGACGACTGA
- a CDS encoding helix-turn-helix domain-containing protein has protein sequence MSGYTKWSASGHRERAEELSGGPGAFLEGAQHLLAEARAWRLVEMRQERGFTQAQVAERMGVSKGRVSQIESGQVSGTDVMARYIEALGGSLVMVAVFADGELRKVV, from the coding sequence GTGAGCGGATACACCAAGTGGTCGGCCAGTGGACACCGCGAGCGAGCGGAGGAGTTGTCCGGCGGCCCGGGCGCGTTTCTTGAGGGGGCCCAGCACCTGCTCGCCGAGGCACGGGCCTGGCGGCTGGTCGAGATGCGCCAGGAACGGGGGTTCACCCAGGCGCAGGTGGCCGAGCGCATGGGTGTGAGCAAGGGCCGGGTCTCGCAGATCGAGAGCGGTCAGGTGTCAGGTACGGACGTGATGGCGCGGTACATCGAGGCCCTGGGAGGAAGCCTGGTGATGGTCGCGGTGTTCGCGGACGGGGAGTTGCGGAAGGTCGTGTGA
- a CDS encoding type II toxin-antitoxin system RelE/ParE family toxin — protein MRSGRGGRAPRRRGPGPAIWILACHGPAEGRPLVDRVKGSALHHLKELRPGSTGRSEVRVLFMFDPWRSAILLVAGDKAGNWNAWYDEAIPLAELRYAEYLADRKESGK, from the coding sequence CTGCGTAGTGGACGCGGCGGGCGAGCACCTCGCCGTCGCGGTCCAGGTCCCGCGATCTGGATTCTTGCTTGCCACGGGCCTGCCGAAGGGCGCCCTCTGGTCGATCGGGTCAAGGGGTCGGCTCTGCACCATCTCAAGGAACTGCGTCCTGGCTCGACGGGCCGAAGTGAGGTGCGCGTGCTGTTCATGTTCGACCCGTGGCGCTCCGCGATCCTCCTGGTGGCTGGAGACAAGGCGGGGAACTGGAACGCTTGGTACGACGAGGCGATCCCGCTGGCCGAGCTTCGGTACGCGGAATACCTGGCTGATCGGAAGGAGTCCGGGAAGTGA
- a CDS encoding response regulator transcription factor produces MAIRVLVADDQTIIRTGLRIMLNAQPGIEVVGEAADGHEAVRLARELRPDVCLFDIRMPVIDGLEATRLIAGPGVADPLVVVVITTFDLDEYVYGSLRAGARGFLLKDTGPDLLAQAVRSASDGEALIAPSVTVRLLQAFADLPAGRPAAQPVSPVTAREEQVLLAVARGLTNTEIADALHISLSTVKTHLASLMAKLGARNRVEIAMWAYETRRILPGT; encoded by the coding sequence GTGGCCATTCGCGTCCTCGTCGCTGACGACCAGACGATCATCCGCACCGGGCTGCGGATCATGCTGAACGCCCAGCCCGGCATCGAGGTGGTCGGCGAGGCCGCCGACGGACACGAAGCGGTACGCCTGGCCCGCGAACTGCGCCCCGACGTCTGCCTGTTCGACATCCGCATGCCCGTGATCGACGGACTCGAGGCCACCCGGCTGATCGCCGGCCCGGGCGTCGCCGACCCGCTGGTCGTGGTCGTCATCACCACGTTCGACCTCGACGAGTACGTCTACGGCTCACTGCGTGCCGGCGCCCGCGGATTCCTCCTCAAGGACACGGGACCAGACCTTCTGGCCCAGGCCGTACGGTCGGCGTCCGACGGTGAGGCGCTCATCGCGCCCAGCGTCACCGTCCGTCTGCTCCAGGCATTCGCGGACCTGCCCGCCGGCCGGCCCGCGGCCCAGCCGGTCTCCCCCGTCACCGCCCGCGAGGAGCAGGTGCTCCTCGCCGTCGCTCGCGGGCTGACCAACACCGAGATCGCCGATGCGCTGCATATCAGCCTCAGCACGGTGAAGACGCACCTGGCCAGCCTGATGGCCAAACTCGGCGCCCGCAACCGGGTCGAGATCGCGATGTGGGCCTACGAAACGCGCCGTATCCTCCCCGGAACCTGA
- a CDS encoding sensor histidine kinase translates to MLRDDLRTLWTEPRPPDAPARVWRDWALLAAGLGGVVLEATLRENLVWRPVAVVFGVWLCLLPLWRRTRPLAMVTLAFGSVILLAVASLVAAPREPVGLDTSVVVLVLVYALPRWGSGREIVLGSAVILTAFALSAVADDTPAGEQVGGFVFLWLPGVIGAAVRFRGTARERQLEQTRSREREQLARELHDTVAHHVSAMVIIAQAGRVLAGTDPSAAVEALEGVEEEGARTLEEMRAMVAALRDRGVGAELAPPAGVADLERLVRTPGGRLRVDLGLDGELDSLPPAVDAAVYRIVQESVTNAMRHAVSATELVVRVTAERHTVRVSVRDDGQRTGRGRDGYGLTGLRERATLLGGTLRAGPGADQGWHVEAELPRARSESGGHSRPRR, encoded by the coding sequence GTGCTGCGAGACGACCTGCGAACCCTGTGGACCGAACCCCGGCCGCCCGACGCGCCCGCCCGGGTGTGGCGGGACTGGGCGCTGCTCGCCGCGGGCCTGGGCGGTGTGGTGCTGGAGGCCACCCTGCGCGAGAACCTCGTGTGGCGGCCGGTGGCGGTGGTGTTCGGCGTATGGCTGTGCCTGCTGCCGCTGTGGCGCCGGACCCGCCCACTGGCGATGGTCACGCTGGCGTTCGGCTCGGTGATCCTGCTTGCAGTGGCCTCGCTCGTCGCCGCACCGCGCGAGCCCGTCGGCCTGGACACCAGCGTGGTCGTGCTCGTGCTGGTGTATGCGCTGCCCCGGTGGGGATCGGGACGGGAGATCGTGCTGGGCAGCGCGGTGATCCTCACGGCCTTCGCGCTGTCGGCCGTCGCGGACGACACCCCGGCCGGCGAACAGGTCGGGGGCTTTGTCTTCCTGTGGCTGCCCGGCGTGATCGGGGCCGCCGTGCGGTTCCGGGGGACCGCTCGCGAGCGGCAGTTGGAGCAGACACGCTCCCGCGAGCGCGAGCAGCTCGCCCGGGAACTGCACGACACGGTGGCCCACCACGTGTCGGCCATGGTGATCATCGCCCAGGCGGGCCGGGTGCTCGCGGGCACCGACCCGTCCGCCGCCGTCGAGGCGCTGGAGGGGGTCGAGGAGGAAGGGGCGCGCACGCTGGAGGAAATGCGCGCCATGGTCGCCGCGCTGCGCGACCGCGGGGTCGGCGCCGAGCTGGCGCCCCCTGCCGGAGTCGCGGATCTGGAGCGCCTGGTGCGCACCCCGGGTGGTCGCCTCAGGGTCGACCTGGGGCTCGACGGCGAACTGGACTCGCTGCCCCCGGCCGTGGACGCGGCCGTCTACCGCATCGTGCAGGAGTCGGTGACCAACGCGATGCGCCATGCGGTCAGCGCGACCGAGCTCGTGGTCCGGGTCACCGCGGAACGGCACACGGTACGGGTGAGCGTGCGCGACGACGGCCAACGCACCGGCCGTGGTCGCGACGGATACGGACTTACCGGACTGCGCGAACGCGCGACCCTGCTCGGCGGCACACTACGAGCCGGCCCGGGCGCCGACCAGGGCTGGCACGTCGAAGCCGAACTGCCGAGAGCGAGGAGCGAGAGCGGTGGCCATTCGCGTCCTCGTCGCTGA